A section of the Cydia splendana chromosome 1, ilCydSple1.2, whole genome shotgun sequence genome encodes:
- the LOC134796785 gene encoding protein bark beetle isoform X1, protein MECCKDTGVQKRHSQFSDTKYKWRTAVLMVLCWVCVSGQELGYSETDPYLLNKSLGLTELAGGIVAGGRTVWKSEGSPYLLRDDLLVEREAELVVEPGVEVRFAPMIGITVRGRLIAVGAHQNGITFTSTEEPPKSSKPIPDIRLVDGPSILAGRVQLLHRGQWRSVCTNSRNWTINDMETACRQLGFMGGSFYNWMDRQPGRRARLLFEEPKCKGTEYDLFQCDWNSRQLGSGVCDYHPDLAIQCSPHHDDNELGNSGRHWRGLRFENAVYERILTAANTLYVPTSMSRLEHIIVRNAGLGRDNNATSALDVIGVPPVMRDIEISNSAFNAINVTSPNAPIVINNCTIQNNRGYGVYVNSTYGMTKIENCLIHDNGGDGVKYVVHEMNIDEKFDRSEIFDLCTMASTPSQTFPIQMTVEQSRYSNMERDCEQKFYTRADHVLTLSFLKIITSRNDTGEIFVYDGLTLNDKLLVSFSLRNYSRPQSVTSTRNRMYVRFKANTRTDITGFLRLTSGVNKVYDLNVTDTIISDNNGRGVVIENLRSQIHIHRTSISNNNHVAGLQVVNGAGDVNVTESRISFNQGDGINITVTGGNRNISRSILSSNQGYGIAVWINNTQETEYLPTNQTTVIEYSEIFKNLDVGILHGNFCTDSWINITGNWFNMSMESTIDISTCWRLIMPKKPLNLQIGHNRFYQSQKVPIKIQPALNIIGRIEYNYFEHGEYGALVILNRMEGKHIEEFEILPAQFNIQHNYFFGNKGPFVVNLGLSPYSDLQYILFSRNYLRDNKVREPFEPLEGVSSRLTPRSRVAATIVLASSNIDVYRNIINNPEAQYEIGSHVEDQSKILNCTYNWLGSGEEEKVYSRLFHRKDRYNLAKISYMPYLLHSSNPGATQINYNQLYVPQFNIPGTFTVGGEVEGIEILRPGEYDVDKDINVRPGGKLVIQSGVTLKFPPAIGMMIAGKLDARGKRPSDITFTLKEEVIMTNDSVYETDPELEPTTPGYSEPIVPIRLLGGRTQHEGRLQVRINDRWGTVCNYKWNVINAALVCHQLGLALNPNDWFLEPSEIPSAGMTEDVILSNVECTEFDDDITKCKAETMENFENSCSHENDVGIRCYETSWAGVRFSVISERSDLQYVSIEKAGLLDYSSNTFKPALQLDFARHGLESVKIANNYHDGLGIIYSDLYGADAINTVRNSEFSNNRGSGISFKQLGLKVYSSVIENNNIAGISHNPHIPGLQQREIAGWFNLDPGFNMDESNYHPIMLPEFETDISLANGETRHIVFTKHYDENIVKTYNIKCNPGYVLGLQLLNPIHNFSTEIICIYDSQNINEASTKWCLDRDLSTFPTTSNSFGVVLTYESGKTALGGVVLVVSTIIAPVQNLRNRIVKGPVPTLQVANTKIKGNTKGIRSLYYNRYLNELGDHFLRKANETIKIINCEIAHNKEEAVYINTPFWDIHDSNITEITIMINSSLITDNGKGIYHFARDLRSSNNLYHYILQDNTVERNKLGGFEISLPYVWQYNENFTHSVYMNNNTWRSNQNFGLSIDGHFAEVNITKNVFTNNNCKTGCIAVRGMEKKMKVDGNLIERNNGQFMVQFFMDSQSEIMGLVYAVFIYNQVKNNRPVLQVTRGALVKSTDPTYALGFKGIQKVKVSRNLFGKNDLQYTLLAGIKTAKTNNLLDVTENWWGSSDEQEIKRQIFDFDDWNNHAIATYLPYLLEDNFDSSLSVSFSPQTPIDVNNLGGRLTQDLTIEARIAPYIVKSDITVMPDVTLTITPGVILEFPPDVGILVMGTLQAIGHAQLPILMRPLRISNNAESNRIEKRDINHYSPYNHKQKRQLETLMVQDSIRLCTGRNCSINDNLLEKNNEGFLEYYNRTTLQWVPMCDNRFTERNAQVVCRELGFDPINVFFAHDRRVEYHSNSLSRIWSWPEPLQCVGTEGRYEDCPIRLNGQLYGHRHECKWDSEYVFIHCGKRNLDESLEYWGGIRFAYPEFEYSLYEHRIHDHHTHETMKKVESALEHVHITGAGVLHNERSPAIQSIVKNPRIRNVNISKCAYHGINIVSPTDSIDMMFNTVNDVLGEGLSAISMTGEGRESEESSFTPLKDLNLPYHMFSLVDICDSSKVITVEERVIIYYKYDNNPVNCVKIFKSMYRVKPFGFRLLQFNLFNHTMNYGKRDSLTLYDGDIYNITAPQIGYLENGSPDEKKLFKTVGASLSIKLFANGASSVHGFIAEIVTLPISSIGFSRDVHHNISSSVFTKNRDGAISYTSVGEVNPLVDITRNELVDNCLKLYGNFTSCQAAVRLDVQNTQTFVFRHNLVRGNVGGLALRADSRSSATSLRGWIHNNLFFLNHDLPSLKVEGRQSSPYQEVTIYRNYFTRNNVQFKDVIVLRQIVSNFTHNYVHLNTGQRILEVAGFDKVRLPIYQTTSHNGFYKNYALDREGRATVVAGTAGQHYVDNIFFNPDNDYEMITVNRSIFVDYNPNAISALELWRTRIDAKHNYWSYNETLAVAGRIRDQSDNPLLLEVDYRPYHMNNLTVLGGGKCPPGWDAVAGTCFMYIGAPMTFADASNFCLSDNASLPYVSGNYEALYNFIQAQNQFFQYGDRVWVQHIDYLTQCTSFAISSVQVTECNQKHAFICEIDPKITIDPMAWQGDMLAVAFIGVLALVVVLVGAALVCWYSKSKHRHVQRLERRNSIRQSLHSVRSIGSINGGFPDNTYRRKLTQMSTRSTETLTKGSDYRKMLASTTSIESMEKSQFNSSMEDTQSYDIYEAHNPNPNIMQLKHSTFIKKSASPEYSVPQNNNRPYNLAYKNEGYRDNSNATSGAPSMNTVTTEEIPIIHHPGGLQSPQDDDTLSPTSDSQYFTSDTLPLRGRTDTLDLKNGLERQAKYSPYGAPSFGTQPKLSFLMELRSKMPEQPQPGAMPTTTFGQRKPITDQQQYYEDNLPSPLHLPVYTPDFSDHIPSYDSSPQDLSREFDASPTPGLVGRSKSEALLETNFDFDDNTESSSLPLTEASRTYSQPLETAM, encoded by the exons ATGGAGTGCTGTAAGGATACGGGAGTTCAGAAGAGACATAGTCAGTTCAGTGACACAAAGTACAAGTGGAGGACGGCAGTGTTGATGGTGTTGTGTTGGGTGTGCGTAAGTGGACAAGAGTTGGGATACAGTGAAACGGATCCTTATTTGTTGAACAAGTCGTTGGGATTGACGGAATTGGCGGGCGGGATCGTGGCTGGCGGACGAACTGTATGGAAAAGCGAAGGTAGTCCGTACCTCCTCCGAGATGACTTGCTGGTGGAAAGGGAAGCGGAGCTGGTCGTGGAGCCGGGCGTTGAAGTGCGGTTTGCACCTATGATTGGCATCACCGTGCGCGGAAGATTGATAGCTGTG GGTGCACATCAAAATGGTATTACCTTCACAAGCACTGAAGAGCCTCCTAAGTCAAGCAAACCCATTCCTGATATTCGGCTTGTTGACGGACCCTCGATATTAGCAGGAAGGGTGCAATTGTTACATCGAGGTCAATGGAGATCTGTCTGTACCAATTCTAGAAA TTGGACCATTAATGACATGGAAACAGCATGCAGACAACTAGGCTTTATGGGCGGGTCATTTTACAATTGGATGGATCGGCAACCGGGTCGACGCGCTCGTCTATTATTTGAGGAACCCAAGTGTAAAGGAACGGAGTATGACCTGTTCCAGTGCGACTGGAACTCGCGTCAATTAGGTTCTGGTGTCTGCGATTACCATCCCGACCTTGCTATTCAATGTTCGCCTCATCACGATGATAATGAACTCGGCAATTCTGGCAGACATTGGCGAGGATTACGTTTTGAAAATGCAGTATATGAAAGAATTCTTACTGCTGCTAACACTTTATACGTACCTACATCCATGTCGAGACTCGAGCATATCATTGTAAGAAACGCTGGTCTAGGAAGGGATAATAATGCTACTAGTGCTTTAGATGTAATAGGGGTACCACCAGTTATGAGAGACATTGAAATATCCAACTCTGCTTTTAACGCAATCAACGTGACGTCACCAAACGCGCCCATAGTAATTAACAACTGCACTATACAAAACAATAGAGGTTACGGTGTCTATGTGAATTCTACGTACGGCATGACCAAGATTGAGAATTGTTTAATTCACGATAACGGTGGGGATGGAGTAAAATATGTTGTGCATGAAATGAACATAGATGAGAAGTTTGATCGAAGCGAAATATTTGATCTCTGTACAATGGCTTCCACACCTAGTCAGACGTTCCCTATACAGATGACTGTAGAACAATCGAGATATTCCAATATGGAACGAGATTGTGAACAGAAATTTTACACGAGAGCTGATCATGTTTTAACTTTAAGCTTTCTTAAAATTATAACGAGTCGCAATGACACTGGAGAAATATTTGTTTACGACGGATTAACTCTGAATGATAAACTTCTGGTATCCTTTAGCTTGAGAAACTACTCAAGACCGCAGAGTGTGACGTCGACAAGAAACCGAATGTATGTACGATTTAAAGCTAATACAAGAACCGATATAACGGGTTTTCTGAGGCTGACTTCGGGTGTGAACAAAGTGTATGATTTAAATGTGACTGATACAATTATTTCTGATAATAATGGCAGAGGAGTCGTTATAGAAAATTTAAGATCGCAAATCCACATACACCGAACATCGATATCAAATAACAATCACGTAGCAGGATTGCAAGTTGTAAATGGAGCTGGAGATGTGAATGTAACTGAAAGTAGAATTTCTTTTAACCAAGGCGATGGTATAAATATAACAGTTACGGGTGGTAACAGAAACATATCACGAAGCATATTGAGTTCTAACCAAGGCTACGGTATCGCTGTATGGATTAATAACACTCAAGAAACAGAATACCTCCCAACAAACCAAACGACGGTTATTGAATATTCTGAGATATTTAAGAATCTAGATGTGGGTATATTACATGGTAATTTCTGTACAGACAGTTGGATTAACATTACAGGAAATTGGTTTAATATGAGCATGGAAAGTACAATCGATATATCTACGTGTTGGAGATTGATCATGCCAAAGAAACCATTAAATTTACAAATTGGTCACAATCGTTTTTACCAAAGTCAGAAGGTGCCTATAAAGATACAACCAGCTCTAAATATTATTGGACGAATAGAATATAATTATTTCGAACATGGTGAATACGGTGCTCTTGTTATCTTAAATAGGATGGAGGGAAAACACATAGAGGAGTTCGAAATACTGCCCGCTCAGTTTAACATACAGCACAATTATTTCTTTGGTAATAAAGGGCCCTTTGTGGTGAATTTGGGACTATCGCCATACAGCGATCTTCAGTACATATTATTCTCCAGAAACTATCTAAGAGACAATAAAGTGAGGGAACCATTTGAACCTCTGGAAGGAGTATCTTCCCGTTTAACACCGAGAAGTCGAGTAGCTGCCACAATTGTACTAGCTTCTAGCAATATTGACGTGTACAGGAATATTATTAACAATCCTGAGGCACAGTATGAGATTGGTTCTCATGTTGAAGATCaaagcaaaattttaaattgcACATACAACTGGCTCGGTTCGGGCGAAGAAGAAAAAGTGTACAGTAGATTATTTCACAGAAAAGACCGATACAATTTAGCAAAGATTAGTTACATGCCTTATTTACTACATAGTAGCAATCCTGGTGCAACacaaattaattataatcaactATATGTTCCACAATTTAATATTCCTGGTACTTTTACCGTTGGTGGAGAAGTGGAAGGCATAGAAATACTACGACCCGGAGAATACGATGTAGACAAAGATATTAATGTACGTCCTGGCGGCAAATTGGTAATACAATCCGGAGTTACATTAAAGTTCCCTCCGGCTATAGGTATGATGATAGCAGGAAAATTAGATGCAAGAGGGAAACGACCCAGTGATATTACATTTACTCTTAAAGAAGAAGTAATTATGACAAACGACAGTGTTTACGAAACAGATCCAGAACTCGAACCAACAACACCAGGATATTCAGAACCAATAGTGCCTATTCGACTCTTGGGTGGCAGGACGCAGCATGAAGGAAGACTGCAAGTAAGAATTAATGACAGGTGGGGTACCGTTTGTAATTATAAATGGAATGTAATCAATGCTGCTCTTGTCTGTCACCAGCTTGGATTAGCGTTAAATCCTAATGATTGGTTCCTCGAACCAAGTGAAATACCTTCTGCTGGGATGACTGAAGATGTTATTTTATCTAACGTCGAATGTACAGAATTCGATGATGATATAACGAAGTGTAAAGCAGAAACTATGGAAAACTTTGAAAATTCGTGTTCTCATGAAAATGATGTAGGAATTCGCTGCTATGAAACCAGTTGGGCTGGAGTAAGGTTCAGTGTTATCTCAGAAAGATCAGATTTACAGTATGTCAGTATCGAAAAAGCGGGACTTCTGGATTATTCATCTAATACTTTCAAACCTGCACTGCAATTGGATTTTGCCAGACATGGATTAGAAAGTGTAAAAATTGCTAACAATTATCATGATGGGTTAGGTATTATATATTCCGATTTGTACGGTGCTGATGCTATAAATACCGTTCGTAATTCAGAATTCAGTAATAATAGAGGCAGTGGTATAAGCTTCAAACAACTTGGCTTGAAGGTGTATAGTTCAGTCATAGAAAATAATAACATTGCTGGTATATCTCACAACCCTCACATACCCGGCTTGCAACAAAGAGAAATTGCTGGCTGGTTTAATTTAGATCCAGGCTTCAATATGGACGAATCAAATTACCATCCGATCATGTTACCTGAATTTGAAACCGATATAAGTTTAGCAAACGGAGAAACGCGGCATATTGTGTTTACTAAACATTACGATGAAAATATCGTAAAAACGTACAACATCAAATGCAACCCAGGATATGTTCTTGGACTTCAACTTTTAAACCCGATCCACAATTTTTCTACAGAAATTATATGCATATATGATTCACAAAATATAAACGAAGCTAGTACAAAGTGGTGTCTTGATCGTGATCTATCCACATTTCCTACAACAAGCAACAGTTTCGGTGTCGTGCTTACATATGAAAGTGGAAAGACTGCTCTAGGAGGTGTTGTGCTCGTTGTCAGCACTATTATTGCACCTGTACAAAATCTACGAAATAGAATTGTCAAAGGACCGGTGCCAACACTTCAAGTTGCTAATACCAAAATAAAAGGTAACACGAAAGGTATCAGATCCCTGTATTACAACAGGTACTTAAACGAGCTTGGCGATCACTTTTTACGAAAAGCTAACGAAACCATTAAAATTATCAATTGTGAAATAGCACACAATAAAGAAGAAGCTGTATATATCAATACTCCATTTTGGGATATTCACGATAGCAACATAACCGAGATAAcgattatgattaacagtagTTTGATAACAGACAACGGAAAAGGAATTTATCACTTCGCGCGCGATTTGAGGAGTTCTAATAACTTGTATCACTATATCCTTCAAGACAATACCGTGGAACGGAATAAACTAGGAGGTTTTGAAATAAGCCTGCCTTATGTATGGCAATATAATGAAAATTTCACACATTCGGTTTATATGAACAATAACACTTGGCGCTCCAATCAAAATTTTGGTCTCTCTATTGATGGCCACTTTGCAGAAGTTAACATAACAAAAAACGTATTTACTAATAACAATTGTAAAACTGGGTGCATCGCTGTTCGCGGTATGGAAAAGAAAATGAAAGTTGACGGAAATCTGATTGAACGGAACAATGGTCAATTCATGGTTCAATTCTTTATGGACAGCCAAAGCGAAATCATGGGACTCGTGTACGCAGTGTTCATTTATAATCAAGTAAAAAATAACAGACCTGTGTTACAAGTAACTCGAGGTGCATTAGTCAAAAGTACTGATCCCACGTATGCACTCGGTTTTAAAGGAATTCAGAAAGTTAAAGTCAGCAGAAATTTGTTTGGCAAGAACGATCTACAATATACTCTGCTGGCTGGTATCAAAACAGCCAAGACAAATAATTTACTAGACGTTACCGAAAATTGGTGGGGAAGTTCGGATGAACAAGAAATAAAAAGACAAATATTCGATTTTGATGATTGGAACAATCATGCTATTGCTACTTATTTACCGTATTTACTAGAAGATAACTTTGATTCTAGTTTATCAGTTTCCTTTAGCCCTCAGACCCCCATAGATGTCAATAACCTTGGCGGCCGACTCACGCAAGATCTTACCATTGAAGCTCGCATTGCTCCATATATAGTAAAGTCGGACATAACAGTTATGCCCGATGTAACACTCACTATCACCCCAGGCGTAATACTAGAATTTCCTCCAGATGTTGGAATTTTGGTCATGGGAACACTCCAAGCAATTGGCCATGCTCAGTTGCCTATATTAATGAGACCACTAAGAATATCAAACAATGCTGAAAGTAACAGAATTGAAAAGAGGGATATCAACCATTATTCTCCCTACAACCATAAACAAAAAAGACAATTAGAAACTCTTATGGTGCAAGACTCCATTAGACTATGCACGGGCCGTAACTGTTCAATCAATGATAACCTTTTGGAGAAAAACAACGAGGGTTTCTTAGAATACTACAATCGGACCACATTGCAATGGGTACCTATGTGTGATAATCGCTTTACTGAAAGAAATGCTCAAGTGGTTTGTAGAGAACTAGGCTTTGATCCAATAAACGTATTCTTCGCACACGACAGACGAGTAGAATATCACAGCAACTCCTTATCCCGCATATGGTCCTGGCCCGAGCCTTTGCAATGTGTTGGTACTGAGGGTCGTTATGAAGACTGCCCTATAAGACTAAATGGTCAGCTATACGGTCATCGACATGAATGTAAATGGGACTCTGAATACGTATTCATACATTGTGGCAAGAGAAATTTAGACGAGTCTTTAGAATATTGGGGAGGCATAAGATTTGCTTACCCCGAATTCGAATATTCTCTTTATGAACATAGAATTCATGATCATCATACTCACGAAACCATGAAGAAAGTAGAGAGTGCTTTAGAACATGTTCATATAACTGGCGCTGGTGTTCTTCACAATGAACGTTCACCTGCAATTCAAAGTATTGTTAAAAATCCACGAATAAGAAACGTAAACATAAGTAAGTGTGCCTATCACGGCATAAACATTGTGTCTCCCACCGATTCGATCGACATGATGTTCAATACTGTAAATGATGTCTTAGGTGAAGGGCTCAGCGCAATATCGATGACTGGAGAAGGTAGGGAGTCTGAAGAGTCCAGCTTTACACCATTAAAGGATCTGAATCTTCCGTATCACATGTTTTCTCTCGTTGATATCTGCGACAGTAGCAAAGTTATAACAGTTGAGGAGAGAgtcattatttattacaagtaTGACAATAATCCTgtaaattgtgtcaaaatattcaaAAGCATGTACAGAGTAAAACCATTTGGATTTAGACTTCTGCAATTCAACTTGTTCAATCATACAATGAACTACGGAAAGCGAGATTCGTTAACTTTATACGACGGAGATATTTACAATATAACAGCTCCTCAAATTGGATATTTAGAAAATGGATCTCCAGATGAAAAGAAACTTTTTAAGACTGTCGGGGCCAGTTTAAGTATAAAATTGTTCGCTAATGGCGCATCCTCGGTTCATGGATTCATTGCTGAAATAGTCACCCTGCCTATATCTTCTATTGGATTCA GTCGTGACGTGCATCATAATATATCTAGCAGTGTATTTACAAAGAACAGGGATGGCGCTATAAGTTATACTTCAGTGGGCGAAGTAAACCCTCTTGTCGATATTACTAGAAATGAACTTGTAGATAACTGTCTCAAACTTTATGGCAACTTTACGTCGTGCCAAGCCGCAGTGAGACTTGACGTCCAAAATACCCAGACCTTTGTATTCCGA CATAACCTGGTACGCGGCAATGTTGGTGGCTTGGCTTTGAGAGCTGACTCCAGAAGTTCTGCTACTTCGTTACGAGGATGGATACACAATAATCTGTTTTTCCTAAACCACGACTTACCAAGTCTTAAAGTAGAAG gACGCCAGTCATCACCCTACCAAGAAGTCACAATATATAGAAATTATTTCACTCGCAATAATGTACAATTCAAGGATGTAATTGTACTGCGTCAAATTGTCTCCAATTTCACACACAACTACGTTCATCTAAACACCGGCCAGAGAATCCTAGAGGTGGCTGGTTTTGATAAAGTTAGACTGCCTATTTACCAAACGACGTCTCACAACGGATTTTATAA AAATTACGCATTAGATCGCGAAGGGCGAGCAACGGTGGTAGCGGGTACCGCAGGGCAACATTATgtggataatattttctttaatcCCGACAACGATTATGAGATGATTACCGTTAATAGATctat CTTTGTTGACTATAATCCAAATGCGATAAG CGCTCTGGAGCTCTGGCGTACTCGCATTGACGCCAAACATAACTATTGGAGTTATAACGAGACCTTAGCCGTAGCCGGCCGAATTAGAGATCAATCCGATAATCCACTTTTACTGGAAGTGGACTACAGACCGTACCACATGAATAATTTAACAGTGCTTGGAGGAGGCAAGTGCCCACCCGGTTGGGACGCTGTGGCCGGAACGTGCTTCATGTACATCGGGGCACCGATGACGTTTGCTGACGCTAGCAACTTTTGTTTG TCTGACAACGCATCCCTACCATACGTGTCTGGCAACTACGAAGCACTGTACAACTTCATCCAAGCCCAAAACCAATTTTTCCAATACGGCGACCGCGTGTGGGTGCAACACATTGACTATCTCACGCAATGCACTTCGTTCGCTATCTCCAGTGTTCAAGTTACTGAATGTAACCAGAAACATGCCTTCATTTGTGAGATTG ATCCAAAGATCACAATAGACCCCATGGCCTGGCAAGGAGATATGTTGGCGGTTGCTTTTATTGGTGTTTTGGCATTAGTTGTGGTATTGGTTGGTGCAGCCTTGGTCTGCTGGTATTCAAAGTCTAAACACAG ACATGTCCAGAGGCTAGAACGTCGCAATTCAATTAGGCAGTCACTCCATTCTGTCAGGTCCATCGGCAGCATCAACGGAGGTTTTCCAGATAATACTTATAGGAGAAAATTAACTCAAATG AGTACTAGATCAACAGAGACTTTAACCAAAGGCTCCGATTATCGAAAGATGCTCGCGTCCACGACCTCCATAGAGTCTATGGAGAAAAGTCAGTTCAATTCTTCCATGGAAGACACCCAAAGTTATGATATCTATGAAGCTCATAATCCCAACCCGAACATTATGCAACTGAAGCACagcacatttataaaaaaatccgCATCACCAGAGTATTCGGTACCACAAAATAATAACCGCCCTTACAATCTTGCATACAAAAACGAAGGCTACAGAGACAATTCGAACGCGACCAGTGGTGCTCCCTCAATGAATACGGTAACTACTGAAGAAATTCCCATAATACATCATCCCGGTGGTCTGCAATCTCCCCAAGATGATGACACATTATCTCCCACAAGTGATTCGCAATACTTCACATCGGATACTTTGCCTTTGCGAGGGAGGACAGATACCTTAGATCTGAAGAATGGGTTAGAGAGACAAGCAAAGTATAGTCCATATGGTGCTCCTAGCTTTGGCACACAACCGAAGTTATCTTTCCTTATGGAGCTGAGATCGAAAATGCCAGAGCAGCCGCAACCGGGCGCCATGCCAACTACTACATTTGGGCAAAGAAAGCCTATTACTG ATCAACAGCAGTATTATGAAGACAATTTACCAAGCCCACTGCATCTGCCAGTGTATACTCCAGACTTCTCTGACCACATTCCAAGCTACGACTCAAGTCCCCAAGATTTGTCTCGAGAATTCGATGCCTCGCCAACGCCAGGCTTAGTCGGAAGGTCTAAATCTGAAGCGTTACTAGAAACTAATTTTGATTTCGACGATAACACAGAGTCTAGTTCTTTACCTTTAACTGAAGCGAGCAGGACGTATAGTCAACCTTTAGAGACTGCTATGTGa